GCATCGAGGATGCTCTGCGTCGCCCCGCGAGGTGGAACGAAACCGATACAGGCTTCTATATCCTGGGATATTTTTGCCTCGAGGATCGTGTCGTAGATGGGAATTCCCTCAAAATCCTGTCCGCCTTTCCCCGGAACCACACCCGCCACAATGTTCGTACCTTCCTGCAACATTAATTTCGTATGAAATGACCCTTGCTTGCCTGTTATTCCCTGAACGGCAACGCGCGTATTTTTATCTACAAGGATACTCATTGTCTTGCCTCCAGCATTCTCTTCAAACAGTTCAGCGTATCTCCCAGTTCCGAGTACACGTCATATTTTGCATCTTTTAATATTTTCTGTCCTTCCTCTGCATTCGTTCCCTGAATACGCATGATTATCGGCTTTGAGGACGCCTGTTCCATGGAATCGATAGCTTCCAGCAACGACGTGGCCACTTCGTCCATCCTGGTCAAACCGCCGAACATGTTGAGCAGAATGTAAACAACCGTTGGGTCGGAATATAAAACCTCAAGAGCCGTCTTGAAACCCTCAGGGTTGATTCCGTGGCTCATGTCGATGAAACACCGCGCTTTGCTACCTAGTTGCTGGATCAGGTCCATCGTCAGCATTGTCATGCCTGCACCTGCGCACAGCAGACCGACTTCACCATCGCCAAGATCCACATAATCAACACCTTTTTCCCGCAAGACCATTTCCTTGAACTGGCCCTTGAATGCCGCTATTTCCGGGTGACGGAACAGGGCGTTATCATCGACGTTCAACCGCCCGTCAGCAGCGATAAGCGAATTATCCCGGGTAACAACCAAAGGATTGATTTCCACCAGTGTCGCCTCACTGTCGTTGAAGACTTCATAAAGATTGAGGGCGATGGCAACGAATTGGCTCCAGACATTTCTTGGAAAATCCAGTGACTTTAGAAGACCAATAACCGCGTAGGAAGGCAATCCCCGTTTCGGATCAATGATATACTTACCCAATGCATCAGGGAAATTCTTCGCAACCTCTTCAATATCCATTCCTCCTTTCGGGCTGATCAGAAGAACGGGTAATTGGGCGTCGGGATCTATGGTAAAACTTAAAAAATACTCGTTCTGTATATTGAGTTTTTCCTCCAGAAGGATCTTTTCAACCTGTAATCCTTTGATGTGCATTCCTTTAATGGCAAGGAATGTCTCATGGGCATGTTCGATCGAATCGACAACTTTGATACCGCCGGCCTTGCCTCTTCCTCCCGTAAGCACCTGAGCTTTC
The genomic region above belongs to Deltaproteobacteria bacterium and contains:
- the sucC gene encoding succinate--CoA ligase subunit beta (catalyzes the interconversion of succinyl-CoA and succinate): MNLYEHQAKSVFANHGIPIPKGYLLSDEQEINEAHASLGDDAFGILKAQVLTGGRGKAGGIKVVDSIEHAHETFLAIKGMHIKGLQVEKILLEEKLNIQNEYFLSFTIDPDAQLPVLLISPKGGMDIEEVAKNFPDALGKYIIDPKRGLPSYAVIGLLKSLDFPRNVWSQFVAIALNLYEVFNDSEATLVEINPLVVTRDNSLIAADGRLNVDDNALFRHPEIAAFKGQFKEMVLREKGVDYVDLGDGEVGLLCAGAGMTMLTMDLIQQLGSKARCFIDMSHGINPEGFKTALEVLYSDPTVVYILLNMFGGLTRMDEVATSLLEAIDSMEQASSKPIIMRIQGTNAEEGQKILKDAKYDVYSELGDTLNCLKRMLEARQ